AATACTTCTTTCTTTTAACTGATGTGTTCGTGTCAAATCCTAAGGTTCCAAGTTCGTCCATGGTATAACCATCATCACTCAGCATCAAATTGCCATCAGCGTCTTTGTATAAAACCAGAGAAATATTATCATGAAACATGTCTGGAAACGGCGTGCGAATCTCAATGAAGTGGTTCTTGTCCTTATAAGAAAACGATACATCTAACCACTTAATGCGAGCCCTTTTTAAGGCTTCAATTGTTGGCATGTCCATGATTTGCCTCTTTCTTGTTCTGTACGAAGACAGCCTTTGCACGGTTAAGGATTTAACGATGACATTGTCCAAACAATCGTTTATGGTGTTTGATTGAAAAATTAAGCACGGTCATTCATGCGCAATATTTCTAAATCCTCAGTCAGAAATTCATTGATTCCAGCCAAAAACTTTTGAAAATGCGCCGTCCCATTATGACTTTCAACCGCTTCAGCATCTCGCCAATGTTCGATAATTTCATATTCATTCGGAGTGGTGAGACTTTGATAGTGATCGTAGCTAAGGTTCCCTTGTTCCGCACGTGAACCTTGGACCAAAGCGGCGATGAATTGCCGATATGCTGCATCACGATCTGGTTTGACGACAAGTTTGACATTAATGATTTTCATTTTAAATCCTCCATTTTTTGTGTATGTCATATGATAATGGAAGCTGGGTCGCCAAGAAACGTTTTCGATCCATGGCTAGCTTCTTTTTGCATCAGTACTTGGTGCCTATTATACGGAGTGATTCAGATTGTATCAATTTTAAAAAGCAGCGTACATGGGCGGTGTCAATGATGTGTTTAAGTCTAAAAAATCACCATCAGCACAAATGCTGCGTCCATGATTAACAAGCCAAATAGGGCCGTGATCCTACCGATAAAACTGCGGTGACCTTGTTCAAGTGAGAAGGGGAGGATGTCTTCTTTGCTCGACGGTGATATTTCGAAATACTTCTCCATCATGTGACGTGAGATTGTGTATGACTGACAGCTTAGATAAATCAAAGTGATGGTGACAATTACCGTTAGCCAAGCGCTTACACGGCAAACGGTTGGGTCAGCGTAGACATTAAGTTGGTAGATGCCAGCAATCAGTAAACCGATGCAGGCACTCAGACTGAATAAGTTAAGGCGAAGCAGCAAAGCGACTTTTTGGGCCCGTTTCATTTCTTCAGGAAATGTTTTCAACATTTTTGCCGATAACATGACAACTTGATAAGAATTGGCACCTTTTGTCGGACGTTTTGCTTTTATGACTTTAACGACACCAGTTATTTCTGTGATGGCACCGATTGTTAAAAGAAGCAGGATACCGTCAAAAAAGATTTGATTTGTCATCAGGGACCTCCAAAAACTGAATCAAAAAAGCCGTTTCGACTGTTATGACGTCTAACGGCTTTAAGTGACGCTGATAGATTTTAATTCTTAGTGCTTGTCCCATCAGCATAGTTGATTGTATAACCAGGTTCAATATTAAAAATGTAAACATTAAAATAGACTTGATTGTCACCAATACTTTGCGCACGCATCTGAACACCACGAGCCACTAATTCATTGCCACGGAAAATTGGTTTGACTTCGTAGCGGACATAATGGCTGGTACTTTGTTTGAGGTAATAAGCGATATCCATCTCATGAGCCAGCATGAGTGGTGTATTAAGGGTTTGCGTGCCGGTCATAAGGTTCTTGGGGTTGTTGTTTTCGCCGGTTAATTGATAACCAATAAGATGGCTGCGATTGTACAGCCAACCATGCGCGGTTTTCTTGTTGTGCCAGCCAGTTGGGTTCCATGTGAGTGGTTCACGCTTGGCTGTTGGCATGAGTGATTTATTTAAAAGCGCATTTGCATCTGTCACGCGATTTTGACCATCGAGATCAGAATAAGTTGCCCAAGCACCTTTGGCAGTAGATAGATCAGCATCAGTGAATGCAGGATTATTTTTGTTGACAATGATTTCTTGTTGGCCAGTATAGTCAAGATTGGCGAGATCGGACGCTGTCGTGGCAGCAGCACTTGTTGATGATTCACTTGCAGCAGGTTGTGTTTTCGCTAACTTGGCTTTGAGATCGGTAATCTCTTTGCGTTTTTCCGTCAGTTCTGAATCAAGGCTGCTGATAGCTGACTGCGTCTTTTTGTTAGCCTTGGTTTGGCTGGCAACTGGATCGCCAGCTGACTTTACTGAACGACTATTAGTTGTACTGCAACCGCCGAGAAGAAGAACAACAACGGCCAGCGGCATGAAAAGTTGAAGTAATTTATTTTTTCTCATCGTAAGGCCTTTCGATAACCAGCTGCTTGTGCATCAGCTTCTGAATTGAAGTAAACCGCGTTGGCTGAATTCATGTGATAGCCAGCTTGACCAGGCACATGGTAAATTTTGCTGCGGCTGTTTCCGATGATGGTGCCTTGGTTACCTGTATACAAATCTCCGCTTTTAGCGGGGGCCTGTTGTTGTGGCTGAGTGGCTTGTTGGTTAGCGGCTGACTTTTGTGCCTCCTCGGCTTGTTTGGCTGCTTGTGTTGCGGCAGCTGCTTGCGATGATGCTGCGGCGGCTTGTTCAGACGCGGCAACTTGGCTCGCCGATGCCTCCTTGGAAGCCGCCTCAGAAGCTGCTCTGGATGATGATGCGGCAGCAACACTGGAAGCCGCTGCCTGTGAACTTGCTTCAGATTCTAAGCTAGCTTCTTCCTTCTTAAGTGCCTTTAGTTCGGCTACTTTCTTGGCTTTTACTGCTAGCAGAATTTTGCCATGCGCCTTTTCCGCGTCGAGGCGGCTTTGTTGTTTGGCAGTCAGCGCCTTCGTTTTGCTGACTGACGACGATTGATGCGGTGATCCGGATGCTGCCTTGGTGTTTGCCATCGGACTGCCGACAATCACTAAAATGATGCCGCCAATCAGCATGATCAAATTCAAGCGTTTGGTCAGGGGATGTTTGCGCTGTCGAAGTAGCCGAATGATGCCCCATACGGAACCAACTAATCCGAGCAACACAAAAATATTTCCCAGTGTTGACATAATGTTCCCTCCAAAGTTTTTAATACCAACATTAACTATTCTGAGTAGAAAAAAATAATGTTGATCATTACCAAGGTTTATTTTCCCAGAAAAAAAGCCCGGCGACAAGCGCCGAGCTAGCTTCACAGTCAGTTTTTTTAGGATTTGACCACATCGACATTAGCATACAAGTTTGCAATGATCGCCAGCATGTCTTTTTCAGTCCGGTCCCAGCCGATCGTTTTAAGAAAGGCTTGACCATTTTGGACTTGGTTGCTGATCGTGTCAGGGTTGGCACAAGCATTTGCAAGCGTTTTGGCCAGATCTCGTTCATCAAGGTGACTGGCAAAATAGGTCCCGTCTTTCAAGAAGTAGCTTCCTGTGCCTTCCTTAAAATCAATGAGTGGCAGGCCAGTGCTCATCATTTCATAAGGGACAAGCGAAAAATTGGTCATAGATGGCGCGATCCCGAAATCAGCACTTTGGTAAAGTCGATTTAATTCCGGGGGAGTCAGCTTACCAAGGCTTTCACCATTGATGAATCGTTTGCTGCGGCCGGTACCGAAGTATTGAATTTTGAGATCGATTCCTTTGGCGCTCAGTAACTGGCGGCAATTTTCGAGGACAATCTGAATGTTGATGGGTGCGCGCCGCGGGCTGCTCCACTTGGTATAGACAGCAAGCTTGATTTGCTTCTTTTGTTGATAAGGTCCCATGTCGCGTTCCTTGAATGGATACCGTGCGACATCGACAGGAAAGTTAATCACATCAATAGGACTGTGAACCTTGCAATGCATGGTGATCATGTGGGCACACCATGGACCAAGCGATACCATGTGCAGGCCTAGACTGTAAGTTCGTCGCGCCATCTGATAGCGATCGCCATATGGATAGAAATACGGTTCGTAATCTTGAACAAAATACATTTTGTACCCCGGTTTGTTCTTGATCACATAAACGGATTCCCATAACGTGGCGACCCAAATATCGGAACGATGGGACTCAAGTTCGCCCATTGGCAGACAGGTTCCTTTGTAACCGGGATAATTAAATTCAGCATTCTGAATCATTTCGTCTTGGCTTTGTGGGACATAGCTTAAATAGTAGACATCGTAACCGGCGTTGGCCAGCAGCGTACCTAGATGCAGCATCGTTGTTTGACCGCCATCAAAACCGATAATGCCGGTTGTGACAAATGTGATCCGATTACCACGCGGTTTCGTTTGATCGGCTGGTTGATCATTAAAATATTTCAAAATCTGATCATATTGATGAATACTGCCATCAGGGGCATCACTAAACTTAGTTTTTGCAGGTTTCACAACGAGTCCTCCTTGTATGATTAATGGTACTTTGTGTCGCTTTAGGCGTTGCTTAAATTTGAGTAGAAAAAAGAAGAGCGGACCAATTGTCATCTCGCGTTTGGTGTGACGATCCGTGTAGGCTCAAGCAGCGTACAAAAGCGGCTACTTTATTTTAGTTTACATAATAACCGTAAACTTCTTTTTGAAAGTTTTCAAGTTGTCGCTGAATGGTTGTTAAGAACGGAGAGGCGTAAAATAGAAGGACAGGACCAGTGGTATACTGTGTTAATAATAGTGGCATTTGACTAGGCAGGCGGATCATTACGAATGCTTATCTTTACCCTGACAGGGGCCTGTGCTAGTGTGAAAGTAAATTATTTTGTCATGAAAGAACAGGTGAAACGATGTTAACGATTGGTGTCATGGGACTTGGTACGATTGCGCAGAAAGCATATCTGCCAGTTTACACACAAATGCAGAATCAAGTGCACTGGGTACTGAGCACCCGCAACGACGATAAATTGCAACAATTGGCAACACAAGACGGACTCGCGATTGCGGGCACGACTTTAGAGGATTTGGATGCGCAACCGCTCGATGCCGTCATGATCCACACGCCAACGGAAACCCATTATCAGTATGTGAAACATTTTCTGGAAAAAGGCGTCAACGTTTTTGTTGATAAACCACTTGCCACAGATATGGGCCAAATCAATGAATTATATGATTTAGCCGATACCCAGCACGTGCTGCTAACGGTTGGATTCAATCGACGATTTGCGCCTATGATTCAGGACTTGGCTGAAGTCGATGATAAAACCGGCGTTCGCGTTGACAAAAATCGGATTGATGCCCCTGACGATCCAGAACATGCACTCTGGGATCTCTTTATTCATCCGGTAGATACGGCCTTAATGTTGGCAGGCTATCCAGAAAAACCAAATACCCGATATTCATTGCATACCGGCGATGATGGTAAACTGCAGCAAGCTAGTGTGATTTTCACCGCACCGGGCATCCGCGGTGAAGCCGGGATTGACTTACAAGCAGGTACCAATCTTGAAGAAGCTCAGGTTGCGGCTCCAAGTGGCGTTCAGCGTGTGCAGAATCTTGATCAACTCGTCGTTTACGGACGTGGCGGGGCAACGCAGACATTCGCGCCTGATTGGCAGCCGATGTTAACAACGCGCGGTTTTCAGCCAATGGTTCAGGCCTTTGTTCAGGCTGTGGCGGATCCAGAAGGGAAAAACCCGGTGTCACCAGCTACTAGTCAATTGGCGCACGCAGTTGTTGCGGATTTGGTTAATCAGATCAAGGCTTAAGTTGTCGTGGATTTTGGGATATAAGGCATCTAATCATTCGGATGCCATCAAGAAAATGCTCGCTAGTGAATTTTTGGCATGGTGAGTGCTGTCTTTTTGGAGGGAATCGCTTATGTATCGAAAAGAATTTATGGCAATGGCCAATGAAGAAGCCAAGGCAAACGTCAATGGTAGCGATGGCGGTCCGTTTGGTTGTGTGATCATCAAAGATGGTAAAGTTGTCAGCCGCGCGCATAATCAAGTGCTGGTCGATCACGACCCAACCGCCCATGGCGAGATCACGGCGATTCGAAAAGCTGGCCAGGCACTTGGCACACATGACTTAACCGGCTGTGAACTCTACACATCTGCCATGCCATGTCCCATGTGTCTCAGCGCCATTATCTGGGCCAACATTAAGCAGGTATACTATGGCAACACAGCAGACGATGCTGCGGCAATTGGCTTTCGCGATGCCGCTATCTATGATTTCATCAATGCCGGCTTGAAAGGCGACATGCTTGCTCTGACCCAACATGATCGCGAGTTGACGATCGGGGCATTCAAAGACTATCAATCGGCTCAAAAGA
This genomic window from Lacticaseibacillus paracasei subsp. paracasei contains:
- a CDS encoding DNA/RNA non-specific endonuclease, whose protein sequence is MRKNKLLQLFMPLAVVVLLLGGCSTTNSRSVKSAGDPVASQTKANKKTQSAISSLDSELTEKRKEITDLKAKLAKTQPAASESSTSAAATTASDLANLDYTGQQEIIVNKNNPAFTDADLSTAKGAWATYSDLDGQNRVTDANALLNKSLMPTAKREPLTWNPTGWHNKKTAHGWLYNRSHLIGYQLTGENNNPKNLMTGTQTLNTPLMLAHEMDIAYYLKQSTSHYVRYEVKPIFRGNELVARGVQMRAQSIGDNQVYFNVYIFNIEPGYTINYADGTSTKN
- a CDS encoding Gfo/Idh/MocA family protein, with protein sequence MLTIGVMGLGTIAQKAYLPVYTQMQNQVHWVLSTRNDDKLQQLATQDGLAIAGTTLEDLDAQPLDAVMIHTPTETHYQYVKHFLEKGVNVFVDKPLATDMGQINELYDLADTQHVLLTVGFNRRFAPMIQDLAEVDDKTGVRVDKNRIDAPDDPEHALWDLFIHPVDTALMLAGYPEKPNTRYSLHTGDDGKLQQASVIFTAPGIRGEAGIDLQAGTNLEEAQVAAPSGVQRVQNLDQLVVYGRGGATQTFAPDWQPMLTTRGFQPMVQAFVQAVADPEGKNPVSPATSQLAHAVVADLVNQIKA
- a CDS encoding glycosyltransferase, which gives rise to MKPAKTKFSDAPDGSIHQYDQILKYFNDQPADQTKPRGNRITFVTTGIIGFDGGQTTMLHLGTLLANAGYDVYYLSYVPQSQDEMIQNAEFNYPGYKGTCLPMGELESHRSDIWVATLWESVYVIKNKPGYKMYFVQDYEPYFYPYGDRYQMARRTYSLGLHMVSLGPWCAHMITMHCKVHSPIDVINFPVDVARYPFKERDMGPYQQKKQIKLAVYTKWSSPRRAPINIQIVLENCRQLLSAKGIDLKIQYFGTGRSKRFINGESLGKLTPPELNRLYQSADFGIAPSMTNFSLVPYEMMSTGLPLIDFKEGTGSYFLKDGTYFASHLDERDLAKTLANACANPDTISNQVQNGQAFLKTIGWDRTEKDMLAIIANLYANVDVVKS
- a CDS encoding putative quinol monooxygenase, which codes for MKIINVKLVVKPDRDAAYRQFIAALVQGSRAEQGNLSYDHYQSLTTPNEYEIIEHWRDAEAVESHNGTAHFQKFLAGINEFLTEDLEILRMNDRA
- a CDS encoding nucleoside deaminase, with the protein product MYRKEFMAMANEEAKANVNGSDGGPFGCVIIKDGKVVSRAHNQVLVDHDPTAHGEITAIRKAGQALGTHDLTGCELYTSAMPCPMCLSAIIWANIKQVYYGNTADDAAAIGFRDAAIYDFINAGLKGDMLALTQHDRELTIGAFKDYQSAQKKLY